A stretch of DNA from Sebastes fasciatus isolate fSebFas1 chromosome 16, fSebFas1.pri, whole genome shotgun sequence:
AAGACCTCCTGTGGCGTTCTGTGGTGCACCTAGGTGGTCTCAGTCTACGGCTGAAGGTGCTCTGGTATGACTCCAGTGTGGCGTGCAGAGGATGAAAGGCGCTGTCCCTAATACTGAGTAGTTTCCTCAGCATCCTCCTCTCCGACACCTCCACCAAAGACTCCAGTTCGACTCCCAGGACAGAACCTGCTTCCCTGATGACCTCGTTGAGTCTGTTAGCGTCGGCCGCCTTCTCCCTGATGCCCTGGCACACTACAGCGTAGtctaatatttgtcattttgaggtttttaggaagaaaaatatgcaaaaatatgtGACAGCATCCATATTAGTGAGAGAGGATTGAGCTTGGGCAGTTGAACCAGTGCCTGAAACGATAGATGTGTTAATCAGGACCCAGTAAGAGAGAATGGAAATCAGAACACAGAGAAGATGCATTTTCCAGTTGCTCCCTTTTAATTCAAAGTAAAACAGGaatataaaatgattttaaatcaacatttatAGACAGGGAGATAAAATATgatgtgaaaataaacaaaataggAGAAGgattgcatttacattttgcATTTACACTGTACATTTCATTATTCTTTCCTGTTTCAATCTCAGTTTACTCTCTATTACAAGCTGGGTTAGTTtagctgctgtgtgtctgtACCAGTCAAATCACAGTCACATAAAAGAACAACTAAagagacacatactgtatgtactccAAACTTGCTTTGGCTTTCTTGTATggtacttttttttccttcaacagatttcagtGAAGTGTTATTATATCAATGGAGGTAACAGccaaaataaatgtcaaaatattgcAGAATACATTCTCTACAACTTAAGAACTGTAAgaaaattatgacaattttccATACACAAGATCTATATTTTACGTAATCCTATTCTTGATAagtttactaaaaaaaaaagacataagtTTGTGTGATCATAAAGGTGCCATATGAGAGGACAACAATCATGTCTTCTTTATCAAGGCTTTATTTAATAGTGGCCAGTAGGACCAAAGTGTCATAAATCTTTCTAAATATGTGTTCAGACATACATTTTTGCCCTGCTTCATACGTGCTAATTTGAGCACAGGGTCATTTGTGTTTATTCACCTCAGACAGCCAATGTACTAACTGTCCGGCTGTCTGTGATTTCTGCCACCATCAATAGCATGCCAAAGGAATAAATCTTCCAAGAAGGAAAACTCCTGAAGCTGAAGGAAATCTGCAGCTTcttctgtgtgccaagcgtgttggagagctctggtggccgacgtgaaaacgcggatgaccctctctagagccagttggagcagagccagtgtgtatgGGGgaggtgagtggtgaagcaagagagagagagagcagcggcggcGGTGAAAGGAGCGAGTAatcgactctggcccaagcaggaaaagttaacagtttggtttgtccgttctgggctactgtagaaacatggcggtgcaacactGCGGACTCcccatgtagatataaacgggtcagtctaagctaacgaaaacacaacgattgttattatcaggtgattatacgctaaagaaaacatacttattaatattatataccatttctgccaatagatccccctaaatgttacatactggtcctttaagtcaaGCTACGGGAATAGAAATAAAAGTATCTCGTCTGCTCATATCACGTTATCCCGTATTCTCAGTGGACGACAACAGAATACTAAAACTCGCCTTACTCTGCCAGTAAAagtatgaaatataaaaaaaatgtctaaaactTTAATATGATACACGGTGATGGATTTTGCGAAGCTGCACAGCGTAAGCTTGTCAAGCATAAAGTATCAGGCCAGGGTGCCGGGGTCGGTTTCAGTGCTTCACACTTTGTACTCAAGTGTTTCAGAACGGAGTAATGGCACAGGAACTCCATTATCTCCTCTCCCTGACCAGAAGCAACACAAAACCCTGATTATACTTATTTGGAAAATATAGAGAGTTTCAGAACTTTAATTTAAGTTCTCAATATGACAGAGTTGCATTTTTtgtacataattttttttcacaataacaTTATTTGAAACCTTCTTGGCACTaaacccatttttttttttatttcatgaaaaGTGGGAGACATGGGGGAGAAAGGGCGTAGCAGTGTGGTGAATGTTCTCTGCACTGAATCATTTTTGGCAATAAACCCTCAGGCACAAAGCTAACTAGTCTATTAAGCATCTATAAACACAGGTATAATACTGTCCATGTTAGATTTGAAGAGTCCGATTTTTCACTCTACTTCTGAACACTGCCATGAGTCCAGTTTATAAACAGCACTGAGAGCAGAATAAAAGCAGAATGAGATCATAGTGCAAATAAGAAAGCAGGGCTTCAAACTATCAGAGACAGACACGGTTACAACGTTGGAAGAAGAATCCCACAGCGCTCAAGTGTGCCACGGTTGTTCTAGCAGCGGTGGCAGCGCCTGACAACGAGCCCCCGACCAAACTGAAGCATGATCACGCGTGGAAAATGCTGTTTAAGAATGgattttttgttaaaaaataaatactctaCAGTTATGCCTATTTCTGGTGAGAGCCTTGGAAtgtatgaaaatattttaaGCATCGTCTTATacaaatatgtaaatgtatatttcttcatttagagcattttttttaagtcttgtacttaagtaattgctcactttttaaaattaagaggcacattttttaaaaccaaATTAGAGGGTCTGTTTCTCTAAATAATCTGAAATGAATTAATGTCCCATTCCTTTGAGGAGACATACAGAGATGTACTGTAAGATCTATTGTCAATGTTAACCCACTTTTTTAGGAACCTACTGTAAAAGACTACAGTTTCTGCACAGCGCAATCTTCCAGCCGAGTAAGTAGTCTGAAGGAAAAGTTGTTAGAAATACACCCGTGGTGGCtttcatactgtacattcatacacacgcacacacgtgaATTCACGTTATTGGTCGAACAGTACTTGCACATTCTATTTAAGTGCATCTAACGGGTGAAGTTTGCCCCACTGAACTGTATAGTAAATGCCATAAAGGTTTAATCAAGcacttaaaaaaagtaaattttgtGTAGACAGAGAAATTATGTGGTAATAATGTGGTAAACTCCACCCAGCTGGTACTTCAAGGtggttaaaacaaacagaatgacTTGTAACTACAGTCTAAGTCGGACTGTTTGTTCCCttgacacacacacctctctcacactctcacacacatctTGAAAAACACTGCAGCACATTCCATCTCAACGCAAACAAATGAGATTCACATTCAGAGTTTGCTGACAATTTCTGCGCCGTGTTCGCTCAGACACTCACTACACGAGGGTGAAGTGCATGCTGGGCTTTAgctgtcctcttcctcctcgttgCTCTGCGTCAGGTTCTTCTCTGGATGGGAGGTGCCTTCGAAGCGCTGGGAGGCGATGATCGCCTGGTGAGACATACTCTTCCTCACTATGTCACCTTTCCTCCACAGGGTAATCTCCTGCAACCATACAATACAAGActaatgatatactgtacaacaTGGTATGGAATAGAGGGGATTGTGCCAATGACTCCCATAAGAGCTGTTGAATGAAGCACAGATAACTTCCGAGCCAACATGAAGCCATTAGTGCAGTGTGCGTACCTGCTGTTTGAAATAGCGTCGTTCCTCCTCATCTATGAGGACCAGGTTGAGGTAGTACCGCACCGAGAACTTCTTGTTAATGTCCCTCATGGTGGGCGTCATCTCATAGCCTGCTAGAAACAGCCTGATGGGGATGGACTCTCCTGCAGCACAAGAAGGCAGAAGCAGATGTAAGCGTGTGACAACTAAACTCACAACCGAAACACAGTTCATTATCAGGTACATTACATAACATTATCAACTGAGGATTATCATTAAAACATTACCTCTGACTGGTGCACCGTCCATGATCTCATACTTTGCGATGGTGTCGTTCTCGTGGTAGACGTTGGGCCCCGTGCCAGTCGTCTCCCGCTTGATGATGTCAATTTCCATATGTCTGATCTTAATCCTCACCAGCAGGAAGTAAATCTTCCCGACAATCACATCTCTAAGGTGATACCTGCAAGCAAAATGGTATGATCTGTCAAAACCAAGCAGCCGTTTTCCCGCTCTATCTTGCTTTCCTAAAGAAAACAGGCATAATCAATGAATTAAGATACAATTCTGATCAAAAGGAAAGAACTTAGGATCCTATTTAAACAATCTACTGTACAGCACACGGTCTAAAGTGCATCATGGcgcatttagggcgtgtccagCTCCTCTTTTGCTAGTTAAGCGGCGCATAATAATATCCATTTGatctcttaattaatcataggtgtgttttggttgtaacaggaattaaaccaaTCTGAGAGTCGTCTCCCATTCCCTTTTAAAGTCAGGTGTTCCTGCACTGGGCGCGTCGCTATTTAAAAGGCAGATTCGGCAGATTGGAGAAGCGATTggttttctgctgaggaaacggaTCTGCTCGTGTGGGAAGTGAAAGTGTGCGAGCAGATGTATGTGGTCGTTGGTCGGTGGACCCTCTGCCTCCGCCGTCTGCCAATCCTCTGTTCCATCAACAACTCCATCTGAGTGGTAACCTATTTAACCGGCGCAGGAGGCAAAATTTATGATATGATAATAAGCACCAggctaaatatgataaacatgtatggttaaataatgaaaactgtattACTTTCGGATGCAACCCACGGGGGGGGGGCTCAGACCGGCTGAGTGGAATTCTCTTTGCAGCCGGGCGCTGTTGGTGAGGCGGTGTGTAACGCACGgatccatcagcctcaaaacgccgcCGTTTAGGGGGAGAGGGCCCGTAAAACTTTGAAGCAGCCAACGCCTACACTCGCACAGAGGGATGATGAGAGGAGACGCCACAGATGCACCgtgatctctctggtcacgGCGAGGAGCGCTGAGAGCGCTGAAGGATGAACAGTACAGAATACCTGAGAGCCTCACTTCATTATATTCTGAATTGTCGCCTGAATTTAGTGTTTTCCTTGAGATAAATAAAAACCTTGTTCTAGCGCCGACACTATTTaactgaggaagaggagctgctgcgtccctgtgtgtgtaacaagcaGAGTGTACACGTGTTGTGAACCTTCCTGTAGACGCATCTTACTatttaaatagcaggaaaatcCTTAGACCAGGTTACTGTTGGCGcaatcgctttctgctgcctcaagataaCAATGTGCCAACAAAGCACCTGACCACaactcattttaagaccaacatgCCCATGGGTGCATAGATGGGCGCCAGTACATCTGCTACTTGCACAACGTGGACGctgggcgtgaaaatgacaactgcgtcGGTCTGAAATTAGCAAATGACAGTTGCGCTGCGCCGCTTTGGTGTAAGATAGTTAGAGTTATTTTAGTGGATATTAGAAAATCATACTTGGATTTATTGTACTCAAACTCGATGTGTAGACAGTCCTCGATCCCCACTTCCATCTTGATGGAGGAGTTGAGCTCAGGGTAGGAGCTGAGTGTGTGCACCACAATGTCCAGCTCTTTGCTGATGTCATTCAGTCTCCGGCTTACTGTCGCCCTCAGAAAGTAGctgtaagaaaaaagaaaaaggtcacATGGCTATGAAACAAGACTACCAGACTGTATGTAACACTATAATCAGCGAGAGGCCCTGTTGGGCTGCTCTGCTCAGTACACAACCAACAGAAGTTGGTGGATGAATGAAAAATGGAATGACAAACTTAATAAGTTGTGGGGTATCCTCTTTACAGCGGCCACATTGGGACAAAGCCCTTCACATAACCCTATATAACAAATGAGTGGTATTAATCTTCTCATAACTCTCAAACTATTCCTTAACATGTTataactatactatactatgttaaCTATTCCTTAGCCGTTAACATGTAACAGCTATATCAGGCCGAGGCTGCGGCTGCATTAGTCGTGCAAGAGGACATTTCTGACGCCCGGCGGGGACCCTCCAGGTGTCAGAAACTCACgggcaatgcatcctggtacatgtaggcagAGCTGACACAGCTCTGAGAGCAGGAGAACTCAGCTTTCTGGGTGAATACAGCCCACACTGgggaatttattgcttcaatcgactacatttaccatcaacactgatccacataaaaggtggcAAATTTTCCCTTTAAGATTCAAACTAGTGGAAAACCCTTTGCCCGCCAACATGAATGTTGATATGAACTATTATGTTACAGTGCTTTTAAATAGAAGTGTACGGTGCATGTGGGAAATATCTACAAAATATACATTGCAAATAATTCATGCACAGTAGAGCTTACCGTAATTTGACGTTCTGACCCGTGTAGGACTCGTAGGGTTTCTCCACATGTGTGAACTCAAAGTCAAACGTCTGCGACTGCGTGAGCTCCCCTGGCCGAGCCAAGTCTTTCACAAGAGACACAAACTCGTGGTGGTTCCCTCTGTCATAGTACAGCTCTGGAAAAGACACATTACCAGCATCAGACGGCTACAGTGGAGCAGTTTGATAAGAAAGAGTTTGCACAAGCTTTTCCTTCAGTGCTGACAGATGAAAAGAGTCAAGATATGATTTGATGACAGAAGAAAATGGTAATAGGTTTGTCTTGAATATTGTTCATCTTATTTCATCCACTGCAGCTCTGAACAACCTGTAACAATCTATATTAACACcctcagtttctttttttttttttacaaaggcCATTTAAGGATTCCATTTTGCCCTTCCACCCCTGATCCAAAGTACTTCTGCTTCTCCTTTATTTGGAGAGAAATGGTGGTGAACAGAAAAAGGGAAAAGGGTGGGGTGATGTTAAATGTCAAGATGCATTTATGCTCGACGGGTCTGGTGAGGACAAAATAAGAGGAAATCCCTATTGCTGCTGCAAACTCAGCTAAACTAGGCAGGCTGaattttaatcaattaaaacaataaattaaaatcaaacagTATGTACCTTTGAAAGGATGCAAACAAGCTGTAGCTAGACTAAATGAAGGACTaccttttcttgtaaaaatactagggctgtcaaagataacgcgatagtaacgccttaacgcaaatttgttttaacaacacattaacacaacttgtgattgaagatcctggtatcatatgaaactagaaaaaaactaataaatccatcggtaccaaccatgccacactagcttgtcaggaaggaggttaaatgtctttatagacatgcccactttatgatgatcacatgcagttttggggcaagtcatagtcaagtcagcacactgacacactgacagctgttgttgcctgttgggctgcagtttgacatgttatgatttcagcatattttttatgctaaatgcagtacctgtgagggtttctggacaatatttgtcattgttttgtgttgttaattgatttccaataataaatatatacattaatttgcataaagcagcatatttgtccactcccatgttgataagaggattaaatacttgacaactctccctttaatgtacattttgaacagataaaatccCACTGCTGAATTCATCTTCAGTTAGAGCAGTTGTATATTCAAGATCAGTTTGCTAATATAGCACAACAGCAACTTTTCTTTGCCACTACCAGTTGCATGATGTTTAACATCAGCCCTGGACTACCACCTGTCAACTTCTTAGTATGAAAGTCACAGTCTGACAGAACAGCTccacattaaaaacaacaacacaagggtcaaaggtcaatgaCACAGCTAGCCAATGGCTGATGATGTGTCAGCTGACGTCAGCTTGCACCCAACATCTGTCACGAGACCAACTGACACTTCAAACTGACACTTGTGAACGACGGTGAGACGTTCACGTGCTTCACACCGTCCAGACACACGGAATAAAGAGTGTTTAGTGgtgcagacagcagctgtagCTCCACCAGCAGCTCACCTATCTGCCCGATGAACTCTATCTTGACGCCGTTGTGCTCCAGCCTCTTGCCAGGGTGCTTCAGCGTCACGTTGAGCCTGCCGGACACCGTCTCTCCGTCGTAGAACAGGAAATATTTGTCCTTCCTGCCGTCTTCGCTCTTGTGCTCGGCTTTCTTTCTCGTCTCGGCGTCGTTCAGGACGATGTCGATGTCCGCGCTTTGACCGAAACCGAAGAAGCTCATGGCTGCTGGTCGGTGAGGCTGTCTGTcccggagacagagacagacagagacggagacggagacagacaggttgtTGCTCAGAGGGTTCAAGTGAAAACTGCTTCCCAGATTATTGAATATTTCCAGTTACAACCGGTTGAGTGCGCATGCGCGGACAGTCACGTGATGGTATTAACCAATCAAATCCACGGTATCAACAGCAAGGCCTATTAAAGGAGGCTAGGACACAGGCGGTACGACCAATGCGCAGTATAGCTGTGTGCataccagattttactgcgcatgtgtggtACCCCTAtcacatgatgtgatgatgacgCGTGAGCttaacctccttcaataggccttgatcAACAGGCAGTAGAAACACCGTCTATTtgagtccttttttttttaatactttatttcaaaagttcaatacaatataatcgcatgttcagatttttcattaaaattctgcaaaaaaattatacaatataaaattatataaaataatatatatatatatatatatatataagaaacaCCGTCTATTTaagtccttttttttaatactttattttaaaagttcaatacaatatgattgcatgttcagatttttcattaaaattctgcaaaaaatattatacaatataaaaatgaattataaactatacaacaaataaacccGTACATTtgagtccttttttttttaatactttatttcaaaagttcaatacaatataatcgcatgttcagatttttcattcaAATTCTGCAAATAATGCtcgaaaaaaataagaaatagaaattaattaatcaattaaaataaattgtgaaagtgtataagggtttagaacattatgacagaggtcatccccatgctctattatgtctcataagttgttgcatcaatttttgggtgataccatttgttacacagatttggcgctaaatttaacaattttttttaccactggagaattgataaaaatgatcaagaaacctccaaaataccacattaagacaacaagaccttgaggaacaccatagaaaaacccatgctgtgatttgggattcATCAtaatttctgcaagaattgtatttttcggtgattggatggcgagcaatATTATACagtctaaaaataaaataaaaataaattataaactgcacaacaaataaactgtaatgaaaggaaaagatgaataaaaacaaaataaaaaacaaaaaaacattcggggtctgttaaacaattggaatcaatttaaaatgtctaaacaatttaatagttttattcaatttaacatttttgagttttaagtcaTCAATCAtgatcaaatatgttttaaaatcagtatctttaaaaataaaaaaagaagggtattcttttaagctatatcattttatgtatataatatttttgctagaataataatcaaattaattatataaATCTCATCTGTCGAAAAACTGGGATTGTTGACagtgagtaatatctcaatctttgttagtATGATATTTTCTTCGAAATGTTTGAGAGATTCTTCTGTAAATTAAACCAAAAATATGTGAACATGTGATTATattgtattgaacttttgaaataaaaaaaatctctgtactgtttagctgtaaaatgaggttCAAGCCTTCATTGTCATAACATCTTCCAACATTATCACATTTccaagatctttttttttctcttttcttttctaattTCACTGACTGATGgtgaaaaacacagacagcatgTTGTACTACTTCTAAGCACAAGAGATTTACAATTTTGAAGCAGCTCCATTAAACTGATTTTGGTGTCTGGAATtgtcacaataaaaataaatgcatctgCGTATCAATATTAACATTTACTGTCAAGTTATGATTGTTTTTCTTGCATTGACTTTCACTCAGTCTCTCAAATGAGGGGAAAAGAAGCAGCTCTGTGATGGCGGTGCCGCACCACTAGAGAGCAGAGTTAAATAACAACAGGACACGGATCAACCCAAGAGCCCTCGTTATAGTTCAACTTAAGTTAAGGTTTTTGCATTCCTGATATATGAAGCCAATATTCAGTATTTTAACATTTCCATTTGCACatggaaacatttaaaaaaacattcttgataggataaaaaaagctttttaaacTGGTCATTGCCACATTTTTGATTAAAAAGCAAATGTGCCAATAATCTGATACGTCAGTCAACACCATGTTTCACATACATATGCACTGACACATCTACAACAATATGAAATATGATGTGTACAGAGGAAGAAGTGGTtattgtgtatatgtgtgtgtgtcactttaGCTCATTACAAGGCTCCTCTGGGAACAGATTTTCTTAAATGTGTAATTAGTTCTGGTGACTTGtgaaaaaaagattataatgaTCCTCCTTTGTGAATAGTTTTATAATCAAACTTGACAACAGTTAAATGACTCCCctgggggcttttatttttgcacGAACCGAGTCGTAACAACGTCCTTTCATAACAATGACTCACTTTTGAGACGGTAAAAGAAGTCTAAAATTGTCCCTCAACAGCCT
This window harbors:
- the LOC141752279 gene encoding vacuolar protein sorting-associated protein 26B-like; amino-acid sequence: MSFFGFGQSADIDIVLNDAETRKKAEHKSEDGRKDKYFLFYDGETVSGRLNVTLKHPGKRLEHNGVKIEFIGQIELYYDRGNHHEFVSLVKDLARPGELTQSQTFDFEFTHVEKPYESYTGQNVKLRYFLRATVSRRLNDISKELDIVVHTLSSYPELNSSIKMEVGIEDCLHIEFEYNKSKYHLRDVIVGKIYFLLVRIKIRHMEIDIIKRETTGTGPNVYHENDTIAKYEIMDGAPVRGESIPIRLFLAGYEMTPTMRDINKKFSVRYYLNLVLIDEEERRYFKQQEITLWRKGDIVRKSMSHQAIIASQRFEGTSHPEKNLTQSNEEEEDS